A genome region from Cucurbita pepo subsp. pepo cultivar mu-cu-16 chromosome LG02, ASM280686v2, whole genome shotgun sequence includes the following:
- the LOC111788756 gene encoding probable anion transporter 4, chloroplastic, which translates to MCSAITLGRPLRCRRFPGDRSTKPIKSEPGKFKVPSSSLQLPKGNCSGSVSSTGYLPGFGLRNGLSLVSGLVLRSRVGVSSNDAQFGSFNEDKDVEAPSRFEFITSERVKVVAMLALALALCNADRVVMSVAIVPLSLSHGWSRSFAGIVQSSFLWGYFVSPIAGGALVDYYGGKMVMAWGVALWSLATFLTPWAAETSLWALLSMRALLGVAEGVALPCMNNMVARWFPPTERARAVGIAMAGFQLGSAIGLVLSPILMSRAGILGPFVIFGLSGFLWVLVWISAISSTPDQNPQISKYELEYVLKKRQESFVVEKVPRTTVIPPFRRLLSKMPTWSLIVANAMHSWGFFVILSWMPIYFNSVYHVELRQAAWFSAVPWSVMAVMGYFGGLWSDGLIRSGTSITLTRKMMQSIGFIGPGIALIGLTSARSASIASAWLIRNVRCLNTHFRKLQIKWWLKDFSPQYSGVLHGMSNTAGTLAAIVGTVGAGFFVELVGSFQGFLLLTSVLYFMAALFYILFSTGKRVNFEETSSAE; encoded by the exons ATGTGCTCTGCTATCACTCTCGGCCGGCCACTACGCTGCCGGCGATTTCCCGGTGACCGGAGTACAAAGCCGATCAAAAGTGAACCGGGGAAATTCAAAGTGCCTTCAAGCTCTCTCCAATTGCCCAAGGGCAATTGTTCCGGTAGCGTCTCGTCAACGGGTTATCTCCCCGGTTTTGGACTTCGGAATGGTTTGTCACTCGTTTCTGGACTCGTTCTTCGATCTCGAGTCGGTGTTTCCTCGAACGATGCTCAGTTCGGTTCGTTTAATGAGGATAAGGATGTCGAGGCGCCGAGTCGTTTCGAGTTTATCACGTCTGAGAGGGTTAAGGTTGTGGCCATGCTTGCTTTGGCTCTCGCGCTTTGTAATGCTGATCGGGTTGTGATGTCCGTTGCGATTGTTCCGTTGTCTCTATCCCATGGCTGGAGCCGATCGTTCGCCGGTATAGTTCAG TCATCGTTCCTTTGGGGTTATTTTGTTTCTCCAATAGCCGGCGGAGCGCTGGTGGACTACTATGGTGGTAAGATGGTTATGGCCTGGGGGGTGGCTTTGTGGTCACTGGCCACATTTCTGACTCCTTGGGCCGCTGAAACTTCGTTATGGGCACTTCTCTCTATGCGTGCTTTGCTCGGCGTTGCTGAAGGTGTGGCCCTTCCTTGTATGAACAACATGGTTGCTAG ATGGTTTCCTCCAACAGAACGAGCCAGGGCCGTTGGTATTGCAATGGCTGGGTTTCAGTTGGGAAGTGCAATAGGGCTCGTGCTTTCTCCAATCCTAATGTCTCGAGCTGGTATACTTGGACCATTTGTCATTTTTGGGTTGTCAGGGTTTTTATGGGTTCTTGTATGGATATCTGCAATATCCAGTACTCCTGATCAGAATCCTCAGATATCCAAATATGAATTGGAATATGTACTAAAGAAGAGGCAAGAATCTTTCGTGGTGGAGAAAGTACCCCGGACTACTGTTATTCCTCCATTTAGGCGGCTACTTTCTAAAATGCCGACATGGTCTCTTATCGTTGCCAATGCTATGCATAGTTGG GGATTCTTCGTGATTCTTTCATGGATGCCTATCTACTTCAACTCC GTGTATCATGTTGAACTCAGACAAGCTGCGTGGTTTAGTGCTGTTCCGTGGAGTGTGATGGCAGTGATGGGATATTTTGGTGGATTGTGGTCAGATGGGTTAATACGAAGTGGTACATCTATCACTTTGACAAGAAAAATGATGCAG TCGATAGGTTTTATTGGCCCTGGGATTGCTCTGATCGGTCTTACCTCAGCCAGAAGTGCATCAATAGCATCCGCATGGTTGATCAGAAATGTTAGATGCTTGAATACACACTTCAGAAAACTACAAATAAAATGG TGGCTGAAAGATTTTAGCCCACAATACTCTGGTGTGCTCCACG GCATGTCTAATACTGCTGGGACACTTGCTGCTATTGTGGGAACAGTTGGGGCTGGTTTCTTCGTAGAACTTGTGGGCTCTTTCCAAGGATTTCTGTTGCTAACCTCTGTGCTGTATTTCATGGCTGCGCTTTTCTACATCCTATTTTCTACGGGGAAGAGGGTAAATTTTGAAGAGACTAGTTCGGCAGAGTAG